Proteins from a single region of Streptomyces spinoverrucosus:
- a CDS encoding chorismate mutase has product MAAAATTAAATTATAATAPSPSPSTDKTGARTDEAAELIAGARDRIDALDDRIIGLIQERMAVSAVIQEARITSGGRRVNLSREMEVLGRYRQELGKPGTALAMTLLELCRGRI; this is encoded by the coding sequence GTGGCCGCCGCCGCGACCACCGCCGCCGCGACCACCGCAACCGCGGCCACCGCCCCCTCCCCCTCCCCCTCCACCGACAAGACCGGCGCCCGCACCGACGAGGCCGCCGAGCTGATCGCCGGTGCGCGTGACCGCATCGACGCGCTCGACGACCGGATCATCGGCCTGATCCAGGAACGGATGGCCGTGTCGGCCGTGATCCAGGAGGCCCGCATCACCTCCGGCGGGCGGCGTGTGAACCTCTCCCGGGAGATGGAGGTGCTCGGCCGCTACCGGCAGGAGCTCGGCAAGCCGGGCACCGCCCTCGCCATGACGCTTCTCGAACTGTGCAGGGGTCGCATCTGA
- a CDS encoding LAETG motif-containing sortase-dependent surface protein has product MATAAATAVIAPLALLSAPAAFADDTQTATPTGTASSSTTASPTSTETGTPTGTATATPTETGTPTNTPTSQAPSSTPPQTSEPTQTSEPTSEPTDPEVPYCEDLDENFANAKVSADIKGLPGKVVAGDGFHAFQLVVTNESDTDVEGVAFYAEVENYELDESKFLSPYVELEFKNPQTGSWDEIRDEFGYAGDYFFYVEKLKSKASETIDLRVSIDAKAPAGDAYSFGSGAYLDNIDGQDCIAEGWAQYDFEVLKAGSENPAPGTAEPSDNDDKDSVKKPQGDVSALPTGNLADTGSSSALPMIGLVGGVAVVAGAGAVFVVRRKKAGAEA; this is encoded by the coding sequence ATGGCAACCGCGGCCGCGACCGCGGTCATAGCGCCGCTCGCGCTGCTGTCGGCGCCCGCCGCGTTCGCGGATGACACACAGACGGCGACGCCGACCGGCACGGCCAGCTCGTCGACGACCGCCAGCCCGACCAGCACGGAGACGGGGACCCCGACCGGCACGGCCACCGCCACGCCGACCGAAACGGGCACGCCCACCAACACGCCGACGAGCCAGGCGCCGAGCTCGACGCCGCCGCAGACGTCCGAGCCGACCCAGACGTCCGAGCCGACCTCGGAGCCGACGGACCCGGAGGTCCCGTACTGCGAGGACCTGGACGAGAACTTCGCCAACGCCAAGGTGTCCGCCGACATCAAGGGCCTGCCGGGCAAGGTTGTCGCGGGTGACGGCTTCCACGCCTTCCAGCTGGTCGTGACCAACGAGTCGGACACCGACGTCGAGGGTGTCGCCTTCTACGCCGAGGTGGAGAACTACGAGCTCGACGAGTCGAAGTTCCTCAGCCCGTACGTCGAGCTGGAGTTCAAGAACCCCCAGACGGGGTCCTGGGACGAGATCCGGGACGAGTTCGGCTACGCCGGTGACTACTTCTTCTACGTGGAGAAGCTGAAGTCCAAGGCGAGCGAGACGATCGACCTGCGCGTCAGCATCGACGCCAAGGCCCCGGCCGGCGACGCCTACTCCTTCGGCTCCGGCGCCTACCTCGACAACATCGACGGCCAGGACTGCATCGCCGAGGGCTGGGCCCAGTACGACTTCGAGGTCCTGAAGGCCGGCTCCGAGAACCCCGCGCCGGGTACCGCCGAGCCGAGCGACAACGACGACAAGGACTCGGTGAAGAAGCCGCAGGGTGACGTCTCCGCCCTGCCCACCGGCAACCTCGCCGACACCGGTTCCAGCTCCGCGCTGCCCATGATCGGCCTGGTCGGCGGTGTCGCCGTCGTCGCCGGTGCGGGTGCGGTGTTCGTCGTCCGGCGCAAGAAGGCCGGTGCGGAGGCGTAA
- a CDS encoding GMC oxidoreductase, with product MPQDTYDYDVIVVGSGFGGSVTALRLTEKGYKVGVLEAGRRFTRTTLPKNSWDLKNYLWAPKLGMYGLQRIHLLGNVMVLAGAGVGGGSLNYANTLYVPPKPFFEDPQWGHITDWQEELAPYYDQAQRMLGVRLNPTMTPSDVHLKAAAQRMGVGDTFHMAPVGVFFGDGEDADGKVRARPGEEAADPYFGGAGPARRACAECGECMTGCRHGAKNTLNENYLYLAEKAGAVVHPMTTVVAVTDDSQGGYAVTTLPTDKGKKGGGRTFRAQRVVLAAGTYGTQTLLHRMKATGRLPYLSDRLGELTRTNSEALVGAQTTNRRYRKVTGEQKVDFTRGVAITSSIHPDANTHIEPVRYGKGSNSMGGLAIMQIPYAEGSSRLLAFLRNAARHPLIMLRSLNNHRWSERTIIGLVMQSLDNSLTTYLKPDGVGKGLLTARQGHGAPNPKQIKAASEGASAIAEEINGFPGSNIGELMGTPLTAHFLGGCPIGDSRETGVIDPYHRLYGHPGISVVDGAAVTANLGVNPSLTITAQAERAMSYWPNKGEADPRPQQGVAYERLKPVEPTSPAVPADAFGALRLPFLGMPTVPPKK from the coding sequence GTGCCCCAGGACACCTACGACTACGACGTCATAGTTGTCGGCTCCGGCTTCGGCGGCTCGGTCACCGCCCTGCGCCTCACCGAAAAGGGATACAAAGTCGGCGTTCTGGAGGCGGGCCGCCGCTTCACCCGAACCACCCTCCCCAAGAACTCCTGGGACCTCAAGAACTACCTCTGGGCCCCCAAGCTCGGCATGTACGGCCTCCAGCGCATCCACCTGCTCGGCAACGTCATGGTCCTGGCCGGCGCAGGCGTCGGCGGCGGCTCGCTCAACTACGCCAACACCCTCTACGTACCGCCGAAGCCCTTCTTCGAGGACCCCCAGTGGGGCCACATCACCGACTGGCAGGAGGAGCTGGCGCCGTACTACGACCAGGCCCAGCGCATGCTCGGCGTGCGGCTGAACCCGACGATGACCCCCTCCGACGTCCACCTGAAGGCCGCCGCGCAGCGGATGGGCGTCGGCGACACCTTCCACATGGCGCCGGTCGGGGTCTTCTTCGGCGACGGCGAGGACGCCGACGGCAAGGTCAGGGCGCGCCCCGGCGAGGAGGCGGCCGACCCCTACTTCGGCGGCGCCGGCCCGGCCCGGCGGGCCTGTGCCGAGTGCGGCGAGTGCATGACCGGCTGCCGGCACGGGGCCAAGAACACCCTCAACGAGAACTACCTCTATCTCGCCGAGAAGGCCGGCGCGGTCGTCCACCCCATGACCACGGTCGTCGCCGTCACCGACGACTCACAGGGCGGGTACGCCGTCACCACCCTGCCCACCGACAAGGGCAAGAAGGGCGGCGGCCGAACCTTCCGCGCCCAGCGTGTCGTCCTGGCGGCCGGCACCTACGGCACCCAGACCCTGCTGCACCGCATGAAGGCCACCGGCCGGCTGCCGTACCTCTCCGACCGCCTCGGTGAACTCACCCGTACCAACTCCGAGGCCCTGGTCGGCGCCCAGACCACCAACCGCCGCTACCGCAAGGTCACCGGCGAGCAGAAGGTCGACTTCACACGCGGCGTCGCCATCACGTCCTCCATCCACCCGGACGCCAACACCCACATCGAGCCGGTCCGGTACGGCAAGGGCTCCAACTCGATGGGCGGTCTGGCGATCATGCAGATCCCGTACGCGGAGGGCTCCTCCCGCCTGCTGGCCTTCCTGCGCAACGCCGCCCGGCACCCCCTCATCATGCTCCGCTCCCTCAACAACCACCGCTGGTCGGAGCGGACCATCATCGGCCTGGTGATGCAGTCGCTGGACAACTCACTGACGACGTATCTGAAGCCGGACGGCGTCGGCAAGGGTCTGCTGACCGCCAGGCAGGGCCACGGCGCCCCCAACCCCAAGCAGATCAAGGCCGCTTCGGAGGGCGCGTCGGCGATCGCCGAGGAGATCAACGGCTTCCCCGGCAGCAACATCGGCGAACTGATGGGCACCCCGCTCACCGCGCACTTCCTCGGCGGCTGCCCGATCGGTGACTCCCGGGAGACCGGCGTGATCGACCCGTACCACCGGCTGTACGGCCACCCGGGCATCTCCGTCGTCGACGGCGCGGCCGTCACCGCCAACCTGGGCGTCAACCCGTCCCTCACCATCACGGCACAGGCCGAGCGGGCGATGTCGTACTGGCCGAACAAGGGCGAGGCCGACCCGCGCCCGCAGCAGGGCGTGGCGTACGAACGCCTGAAGCCGGTCGAGCCGACGTCCCCGGCGGTCCCGGCGGACGCGTTCGGCGCGCTGAGGCTGCCGTTCCTGGGGATGCCGACGGTGCCGCCCAAGAAGTAA
- a CDS encoding succinic semialdehyde dehydrogenase, translated as MTDSQALEQATHSTGTNPLAPAPEGARTAADVVTPELIAQLTRGVAGSGRTANHTPFTGEKLADLPESTPEDVQKAFAAARSAQAVWAQTPIRQRAAVLLRFHDLVLERQAEVLDLIQLETGKARLHAHEEVQAVSVAARHYGRRAAAYLKPKRHTGAIPTLTKVTELRHPRGVVGQIAPWNYPLELSVGDALPAFVAGNAVVMKPDTETCLTALWARDLLIEAGLPAEVFQVVLGEGPVVGPEVVKHADYVSFTGSTRTGREVAQGAAARLVGVSLELGGKNAMLVLADADVEKAAAGAVRACFSSAGQLCISIERLYVHESIADAFVDRFAARTKAMRLGKSLAYGADMGSLVGERQLETVKRHVEEAVAKGATLVAGGVARPDIGPYFYEPTILDGVETPMAVCTEETFGPVVSVYRFKTDDEAIEHANSTPYGLNSSVWTKDARRGREVAARLRTGTVNINEGYAPAYGSVQSPMGGMKDSGLGRRHGSEGILKYTEAQTIAHQRLLPMAPSLGMDDEKYAQFMSRSLRLMKAFRFR; from the coding sequence ATGACGGACTCGCAGGCCCTGGAGCAGGCCACGCACAGCACCGGCACCAACCCCCTCGCCCCCGCCCCCGAGGGCGCCCGCACCGCCGCGGACGTGGTCACCCCCGAGCTGATCGCCCAGCTCACCCGGGGCGTGGCCGGTTCCGGCCGGACCGCCAACCACACGCCGTTCACCGGCGAGAAGCTGGCCGACCTGCCCGAGTCCACGCCGGAGGACGTACAGAAGGCGTTCGCGGCGGCCCGCAGCGCACAGGCCGTGTGGGCGCAGACGCCGATCCGGCAGCGCGCAGCCGTGCTGCTCCGCTTCCACGACCTGGTCCTCGAGCGCCAGGCCGAGGTCCTCGACCTGATCCAGCTGGAGACCGGCAAGGCCCGGCTGCACGCCCACGAGGAGGTGCAGGCCGTCTCCGTCGCGGCCCGGCACTACGGCCGTAGGGCCGCCGCCTATCTGAAGCCCAAGCGGCACACCGGCGCCATCCCGACCCTCACCAAGGTCACCGAACTGCGCCACCCCCGTGGCGTGGTCGGCCAGATCGCCCCCTGGAACTACCCGCTGGAGCTGTCGGTGGGCGACGCGCTCCCGGCCTTCGTCGCGGGCAACGCCGTCGTGATGAAGCCGGACACGGAGACTTGCCTCACCGCGCTGTGGGCGCGCGACCTGCTGATCGAGGCCGGGCTGCCCGCGGAGGTCTTCCAGGTCGTCCTCGGCGAGGGCCCGGTCGTCGGCCCCGAGGTCGTCAAGCACGCCGACTACGTCTCCTTCACCGGCTCCACCCGCACCGGCCGCGAGGTCGCGCAGGGCGCCGCCGCCCGACTCGTCGGCGTCTCCCTCGAACTGGGCGGCAAGAACGCCATGCTGGTCCTGGCGGACGCCGACGTCGAGAAGGCCGCCGCCGGCGCCGTCCGCGCCTGCTTCTCCTCCGCGGGCCAACTCTGCATCTCCATCGAGCGGTTGTACGTCCACGAGTCGATCGCCGACGCCTTCGTGGACCGCTTCGCCGCCCGCACGAAGGCCATGCGACTCGGCAAGTCCCTCGCGTACGGCGCCGACATGGGCTCACTGGTGGGCGAACGCCAGCTGGAGACCGTGAAGCGGCATGTGGAGGAGGCGGTGGCCAAGGGCGCGACGCTCGTCGCGGGCGGGGTCGCCCGCCCGGACATCGGCCCGTACTTCTACGAGCCGACCATCCTCGACGGCGTCGAGACCCCCATGGCCGTCTGCACGGAGGAGACCTTCGGCCCGGTCGTCTCCGTCTACCGCTTCAAGACCGACGACGAGGCGATCGAGCACGCCAACTCCACGCCGTACGGCCTGAACTCCTCGGTCTGGACGAAGGACGCCCGCCGCGGCCGCGAGGTCGCCGCCCGCCTGCGCACCGGCACCGTCAACATCAACGAGGGCTACGCGCCGGCGTACGGCAGCGTCCAGTCCCCCATGGGCGGCATGAAGGACTCCGGCCTGGGCCGCCGCCACGGCTCCGAGGGCATCCTCAAGTACACGGAGGCCCAGACGATCGCCCACCAGCGCCTGCTGCCGATGGCGCCCTCGCTGGGCATGGACGACGAGAAGTACGCGCAATTCATGAGCAGGAGCCTGCGGCTCATGAAGGCCTTCCGGTTCCGCTGA
- a CDS encoding serine/threonine-protein kinase: MSDGGEHQRDGRLVGGRYRLIERIGSGGMGTVWRARDELVAREVAVKQPRLPGHPEDESHRRAGHRLYREARAAARVDHSSAVTIHDVVEEDGIPWIVMELIRGESLHELLRRGPLPPAESARIGLAVLGALRAAHAVGIVHRDVKPANVLLGPHGRVVLTDFGIAHVQGEESLTASGEFVGSLEFIAPERMSGRSAGPASDLWSLGVLLYAAVEGWSPFRRTTLESTLAAILAADLPEPKQAGPLGPLLVQLLAKDPEQRPGPEEVAAGLGAVAEDWPKVPDDAAAVAQEASDLEGFADDAGTVRLRGEAAAVPQPRTTPPDAPEQRTAPDASEQGTAPNASGQPSAPYPAEQPSAPNATGQPSEPDPSGRRTAPDASGQPSESDVTEQSTARAAPEQGTAPNATGQPSEPDPSGRRTAPDASGRPSESDVTEQPTARAAPEQGTAPDAPEQPSEPDAAEQRTALDPSGRRTAPDPSGRPSESDVTEQPTARAAPEQGTAPDAPEQPSEPDAAEQRTAPDPSGRRTAPNATGQPSAPDPAEQPSEPDAPERRTAPDPSEQPTAPDPTQRPTKAAARHPLRHPVPAVLLGILLTGGVWFATSSFRPDPDPDEASVTERTATHSSAPGVVESARPTWIEHREKDLAAVLALPGDYAEAAREGSAEDPPRLVVYALGNTIQVRLTQWDKAPGSPMTRAREAHATWDSYNGDARTQYTRTSFDGQEAVLADTTYNTAEDPTRVMQLVILTDDSRMYELRVDMPKGTPDEKKGTAVFKGARDRLQIEADRASPTP, encoded by the coding sequence ATGAGTGACGGCGGCGAACACCAGCGCGACGGTCGTCTGGTCGGCGGGCGCTACCGGTTGATCGAACGTATCGGCTCCGGTGGCATGGGCACGGTCTGGCGGGCGCGTGACGAACTCGTCGCGCGGGAAGTCGCCGTCAAGCAGCCCCGGTTGCCGGGTCATCCGGAGGACGAGTCCCACCGCCGGGCCGGCCACCGCCTGTACCGCGAGGCCCGGGCCGCCGCCCGCGTCGACCATTCGTCCGCCGTCACCATCCACGACGTCGTCGAGGAGGACGGAATCCCCTGGATCGTCATGGAGTTGATCCGGGGAGAATCCCTTCACGAGCTGCTGCGGCGCGGCCCGCTCCCACCCGCCGAGTCCGCCCGTATCGGCCTCGCCGTCCTCGGCGCGCTGCGTGCCGCGCACGCGGTCGGCATCGTGCACCGGGACGTCAAACCCGCCAATGTGCTGCTCGGCCCCCACGGCCGCGTCGTCCTCACCGACTTCGGCATCGCCCACGTCCAAGGCGAGGAATCCCTCACCGCCAGTGGGGAGTTCGTCGGCTCCCTGGAGTTCATCGCCCCCGAACGCATGTCCGGCCGCAGCGCGGGCCCCGCCTCCGACCTGTGGTCACTGGGGGTTCTCCTGTACGCCGCCGTCGAGGGCTGGTCCCCGTTCCGCCGTACGACGCTGGAGTCGACGCTCGCCGCGATCCTCGCCGCGGATCTGCCCGAGCCGAAGCAGGCCGGCCCGCTGGGGCCGCTGCTCGTCCAGCTCCTGGCGAAGGATCCGGAGCAGCGGCCGGGGCCGGAGGAGGTCGCCGCGGGGTTGGGGGCGGTGGCGGAGGACTGGCCGAAGGTGCCGGACGATGCGGCGGCGGTCGCTCAGGAGGCGTCGGACCTGGAGGGCTTCGCGGACGACGCCGGGACGGTACGGCTGCGGGGGGAGGCCGCGGCGGTACCGCAGCCGCGGACGACCCCACCGGACGCCCCTGAACAGCGCACGGCGCCGGACGCCTCCGAGCAGGGCACGGCGCCGAACGCCTCCGGGCAGCCGTCGGCCCCGTATCCCGCCGAGCAGCCGTCGGCGCCGAATGCCACCGGGCAGCCGTCGGAGCCGGACCCCTCCGGGCGGCGCACGGCGCCGGACGCCTCCGGGCAGCCGTCGGAGTCGGACGTCACCGAGCAGTCCACGGCCCGGGCCGCCCCCGAGCAGGGCACGGCGCCGAATGCCACCGGGCAGCCGTCGGAGCCGGACCCCTCCGGGCGGCGCACGGCGCCGGACGCCTCCGGGCGGCCGTCGGAGTCGGACGTCACCGAGCAGCCCACGGCCCGGGCCGCCCCCGAGCAGGGCACGGCCCCGGACGCCCCCGAGCAGCCGTCGGAGCCGGACGCCGCCGAACAGCGCACGGCACTGGACCCCTCCGGGCGGCGCACGGCACCGGACCCCTCCGGGCGGCCGTCGGAGTCGGACGTCACCGAGCAGCCCACGGCCCGGGCCGCCCCCGAGCAGGGCACGGCCCCGGACGCCCCCGAGCAGCCGTCGGAGCCGGACGCCGCCGAACAGCGCACGGCACCGGACCCCTCCGGGCGGCGCACGGCACCGAACGCCACCGGGCAGCCGTCGGCCCCGGATCCCGCCGAGCAGCCGTCGGAGCCGGACGCCCCCGAGCGGCGCACGGCGCCGGACCCCTCCGAGCAGCCCACGGCCCCGGATCCCACCCAACGGCCCACGAAAGCCGCCGCACGTCACCCCCTCCGCCACCCCGTCCCCGCCGTCCTGCTCGGCATCCTCCTCACCGGCGGCGTCTGGTTCGCCACGTCCTCCTTCCGCCCCGACCCCGACCCCGACGAGGCGTCCGTCACGGAGCGCACCGCCACCCACAGTTCGGCCCCCGGCGTCGTCGAGTCCGCCCGCCCCACCTGGATCGAGCACCGCGAGAAGGACCTGGCCGCCGTCCTCGCCCTCCCCGGCGACTACGCGGAAGCCGCCCGCGAGGGCAGTGCCGAGGATCCGCCCCGCCTGGTCGTCTACGCCCTCGGCAACACCATCCAGGTCCGCCTCACCCAGTGGGACAAGGCACCCGGCTCCCCGATGACCCGGGCCCGCGAGGCGCACGCCACCTGGGACAGCTACAACGGCGACGCCCGCACGCAGTACACCCGCACCAGCTTCGACGGCCAGGAAGCCGTCCTCGCCGACACCACCTACAACACGGCGGAGGACCCGACCCGCGTCATGCAACTGGTGATCCTCACCGACGACAGCCGTATGTACGAGTTGCGCGTAGACATGCCCAAGGGCACGCCCGACGAGAAGAAGGGCACCGCCGTGTTCAAGGGCGCCCGCGACCGACTCCAGATCGAAGCCGACCGGGCCTCACCAACGCCCTGA
- a CDS encoding protein kinase domain-containing protein translates to MSNNGGARYGSDEPTSFGLQPPVQPAAVPHPNNPYASPTQVVPEQQPAHHAQPTPQQQPSHHNPQQQPAHPAPQQPAPHTPQQPAPHTPQQPAHQPPQDPGAGRLVAGRYRLLAKLGHGGMGTVWRAKDETVDREVAVKEPRVPDHLPERERDNAFERMRREARAAARLDHPAVVNVHDVAVVDGRPWIVMELVQGRSLGDALQEGTLSARDAARIGLEVLGALEAAHAAGILHRDVKPDNVLLGRHDRVVLTDFGIAQIEGETNLTDTGGFVGSPEYIAPERVLGQRPGPASDLWSLGVVLYAATEGVSPFRRSNTPATLQSVLNATPAPPASASGPLAEVINGLLQKDPARRPNAAQVRSLLEAAANPPTPAPAPTQVVTVAGTNGGGIRLGRKTLLGLGAAVVAAAVAAYLVVADPFAGPLPEGWKTKAERDVAATVAFPDGYTRAVPEDTDDDHWVTYTDLSGSIWVGLRLDKKAEDTGNSIKESAAAEMYEDNGVFEQSGSYDFAMPENPATKPDDETKYKGKDAARNTIAYKTTDSQNPLPREVQIFYYRTSGGDMYKLTVSYPGAGDFTERGREVARIAIANLDIDKL, encoded by the coding sequence ATGAGCAACAACGGGGGAGCCCGCTACGGGTCCGACGAGCCAACGAGTTTTGGTCTGCAACCGCCGGTTCAGCCCGCCGCAGTACCGCATCCGAACAACCCGTACGCATCGCCCACCCAGGTCGTGCCGGAGCAGCAGCCCGCGCACCACGCCCAACCGACGCCGCAGCAGCAACCGTCCCACCACAATCCGCAGCAACAACCCGCGCACCCGGCGCCTCAGCAGCCCGCGCCCCACACCCCGCAGCAGCCCGCGCCCCACACCCCGCAGCAGCCCGCCCACCAGCCTCCGCAGGACCCCGGTGCCGGTCGGCTCGTCGCGGGCCGCTACCGGCTGCTCGCCAAGCTCGGGCACGGCGGCATGGGCACGGTGTGGCGCGCCAAGGACGAGACGGTGGACCGGGAGGTCGCGGTCAAGGAACCCCGCGTCCCGGATCACCTTCCCGAGCGCGAACGCGACAACGCCTTCGAGCGGATGCGCCGCGAGGCCCGCGCCGCGGCCCGGCTCGACCACCCGGCGGTGGTGAACGTCCATGACGTCGCCGTGGTGGACGGCCGGCCGTGGATCGTGATGGAGCTCGTGCAGGGACGTTCCCTCGGCGACGCGCTCCAGGAGGGCACCCTCTCCGCCCGCGACGCGGCCAGGATCGGCCTGGAGGTGCTCGGCGCGCTGGAGGCCGCGCACGCGGCCGGCATCCTGCACCGGGACGTCAAACCGGACAACGTCCTGCTGGGCCGTCACGACCGCGTCGTCCTCACCGACTTCGGCATCGCCCAGATCGAGGGCGAGACGAACCTGACCGACACCGGCGGCTTCGTCGGCTCGCCCGAGTACATCGCCCCGGAGCGGGTCCTCGGCCAGCGCCCCGGCCCGGCGTCGGACCTGTGGTCGCTGGGCGTCGTGCTCTACGCGGCCACCGAGGGAGTCTCGCCGTTCCGCCGCAGCAACACCCCGGCCACCCTCCAGTCCGTCCTCAACGCCACGCCCGCGCCGCCCGCCTCGGCGTCCGGTCCACTCGCCGAGGTCATCAACGGCCTGCTCCAGAAGGACCCGGCGCGCCGTCCCAACGCCGCCCAGGTCCGCTCCCTGCTGGAAGCGGCCGCCAATCCGCCGACGCCCGCGCCGGCGCCCACGCAGGTCGTGACCGTCGCCGGAACCAACGGGGGCGGGATCCGGCTGGGCCGCAAGACGCTGCTCGGGCTGGGCGCGGCGGTCGTCGCTGCGGCGGTGGCGGCGTACCTGGTCGTCGCCGACCCGTTCGCGGGCCCGCTGCCCGAGGGCTGGAAGACGAAGGCCGAGAGGGACGTCGCCGCGACCGTCGCGTTTCCCGACGGCTACACGCGGGCCGTGCCCGAGGACACCGACGACGACCACTGGGTGACGTACACCGACCTGAGCGGCAGCATCTGGGTCGGCCTGCGCCTGGACAAGAAGGCCGAGGACACGGGCAACTCCATCAAGGAGTCCGCGGCCGCCGAGATGTACGAGGACAACGGCGTCTTCGAGCAGAGCGGCAGCTACGACTTCGCGATGCCGGAGAACCCGGCGACCAAGCCGGACGACGAGACCAAGTACAAGGGCAAGGACGCCGCGCGGAACACCATCGCGTACAAGACGACCGACAGCCAGAATCCGCTCCCCCGCGAAGTGCAGATCTTCTACTACCGGACCTCCGGCGGGGACATGTACAAGCTCACCGTCAGCTACCCCGGCGCGGGCGACTTCACGGAACGGGGCCGAGAGGTGGCCCGGATCGCGATCGCGAACCTGGACATCGACAAGCTCTGA
- a CDS encoding serine/threonine-protein kinase: MGSEGSDERVIAGRYRLQAALGRGGMGVVWRATDELLGRQVAVKELVPDDSPSAARVRSSRDRTLREARALAQLRHPHISVVHDVVEHDERLYIVMELIDGGSLADRIAAHGPVDVREAARIGIALLGALRAAHEDGVLHRDLKPANVLIESGTGRVVLTDFGVAQVEGATTLTESGTFVGSPEYTAPERMSGSGTGPASDLWSLGVLLCTAVSGESPFHRDSLGGLLHAVVAAPIRPPAQVGPLLPVVLGLLERDPERRLDAAQAERMLGEFLETGRTPEPTRPQRIPRDRLVIALLVAAMVAAGVSAAALFMNGGAGEGGGTPVSPTPSTSLSTSASPSADASNSPPK, encoded by the coding sequence ATGGGGAGCGAGGGGTCCGACGAGCGGGTCATCGCGGGCCGTTACCGGCTTCAGGCGGCGCTCGGGCGGGGCGGCATGGGCGTCGTCTGGCGGGCCACCGACGAGCTGCTCGGCCGCCAGGTGGCCGTCAAGGAACTGGTCCCGGACGACTCGCCGTCGGCGGCCCGCGTCCGTTCCTCACGCGATCGCACGCTGCGTGAGGCCCGTGCGCTGGCCCAGTTGCGGCACCCGCACATCAGCGTCGTCCACGACGTCGTCGAGCACGACGAACGCCTCTACATCGTCATGGAGTTGATCGACGGCGGCTCCCTCGCCGACCGGATCGCCGCGCACGGCCCGGTCGACGTCCGCGAGGCCGCCCGGATCGGCATCGCCCTGCTCGGCGCGCTGCGCGCGGCGCACGAGGACGGCGTCCTGCACCGCGACCTCAAGCCGGCGAACGTGCTCATCGAGTCGGGCACCGGCCGTGTCGTCCTCACCGACTTCGGCGTCGCCCAGGTCGAGGGCGCCACCACGCTCACCGAGTCGGGGACGTTCGTCGGCTCGCCCGAGTACACCGCGCCCGAGCGGATGTCGGGGTCCGGCACCGGCCCGGCCTCCGACCTGTGGTCGCTCGGCGTGCTGCTGTGCACGGCGGTCAGCGGCGAATCGCCGTTCCACCGCGACTCGTTGGGCGGTCTCCTGCACGCCGTGGTGGCCGCGCCGATCCGGCCGCCCGCGCAGGTCGGGCCGCTGCTGCCCGTCGTACTCGGGCTGCTGGAGCGCGACCCGGAGCGGCGGTTGGACGCGGCGCAGGCGGAGCGGATGCTGGGGGAGTTCCTGGAGACGGGCCGTACGCCGGAGCCGACCCGCCCGCAACGCATCCCGCGGGACCGGCTGGTGATCGCCCTGCTGGTCGCCGCGATGGTGGCGGCCGGGGTGTCGGCGGCGGCGCTGTTCATGAACGGCGGTGCCGGGGAGGGCGGGGGTACGCCGGTGAGTCCGACGCCGAGCACGTCCTTGAGCACGTCCGCGTCGCCGTCCGCCGACGCCTCCAACAGCCCACCTAAATAG